The sequence TAGACAGTGGCGGGGATTTGCTGGTGAACAGTTACGGCTCGCTGAGTGAAAGCATGAATGTCTCGTATGACGTCGATGTTTACGCAATGCCCAACCTGGATGGACCCATCAATTGGGCGAATGGGACTCCTCGGCCTGGAAATAGCACGTCTGTTTATGTCGACAAGGGAACACTGGTGGTAGACATCGTAGATCGGCGGGCCAAGCAGCTGAAATGGCGCGGAACCGCCAAGGCGAAGCTAGCTCCGGAGCAGCAGGAAAAATCATTGGAGATCATAGAAAAGGCCATAGAGAAGATGTTTAAAGAGTATCCCTAGCGCGAAGGACTAGAACCGTCGCGGTTGGGGATCATCTGCAGGGAACCTGCACAGAAGCTTGCCGTCATCGGTGGCGAGTTAAGAGAAGGCCAGGCAGCGGCCAGGGCCGGGATGGTAAGTGTCGCACCTAATGGCGCAAGGCCGGGGATCGTAAGGCTGACACTACTACGCTGAGCGGCTAGATATTGGCTGTCGATGCTCAGCAGAATTGGGTCACGATCGAGGGCCCGGATGGCCAGAAGGAGGCGCTCCGGGTCAGCAAGAAAGTTAACGATCTCGATCGCCTG comes from Terriglobales bacterium and encodes:
- a CDS encoding DUF4136 domain-containing protein; translation: MRPRLLPASSALLFLLWCSALHAQKVKVEYDKTADFTQYKTYSWMTQGASGHPFVKLDIIGAIDNQLAAKGLKKIDSGGDLLVNSYGSLSESMNVSYDVDVYAMPNLDGPINWANGTPRPGNSTSVYVDKGTLVVDIVDRRAKQLKWRGTAKAKLAPEQQEKSLEIIEKAIEKMFKEYP